In the genome of Chryseobacterium oryzae, one region contains:
- a CDS encoding resolvase, translated as MKSIYIYLMFAWVAVNISCNSKADKTEMNSPNTEQPKKEITFADFKKIKGVDNILEVPFQLFTKLDTVQFFVKPSKDAASLKFAYGKLDNFYGFDEFDDFYSIHFSINNDISNSIEAFVLKSEFTASYDLTLKGVNLYEIRSSTYKRSDDFNNKSFKKFGTITEVSEQEFNTANKLRIDEALVKNPNIILKDDLWTYIENGKKVVITQHENISTETGPLANDYVGRSPYLNLEVFKENSDEVIDSYYTFYAVKDAVIFRLSTDGYPQIVPSKNWVSFVSNNNDVGNNFLVSQYLPETHKQENLLYVNFTNFKIADEKKAFWTDHETFYVPVYPLNSAPVKGKKQKTAYIKIQLNPHLFD; from the coding sequence ATGAAGTCTATCTATATATATTTAATGTTTGCATGGGTAGCTGTAAATATTTCATGCAATTCTAAAGCTGATAAGACTGAAATGAACAGTCCAAACACAGAACAGCCAAAGAAAGAAATAACATTTGCCGATTTTAAAAAAATAAAAGGAGTAGATAATATTCTGGAAGTACCTTTTCAGCTATTTACAAAGTTGGATACGGTGCAGTTTTTTGTGAAGCCAAGCAAAGACGCGGCAAGTTTAAAATTTGCATACGGAAAACTAGATAATTTTTACGGTTTTGATGAGTTTGATGACTTTTACTCCATCCATTTCAGCATTAATAATGATATTTCGAACAGCATTGAAGCTTTCGTTTTAAAATCGGAATTTACCGCATCTTACGATTTAACCCTGAAAGGTGTCAATCTTTATGAAATTAGAAGCAGTACCTATAAACGTTCGGATGATTTCAACAACAAATCTTTCAAAAAATTTGGTACTATTACAGAAGTTTCCGAGCAAGAATTTAATACAGCCAATAAATTGCGGATTGATGAAGCTTTGGTTAAAAATCCCAACATAATTCTGAAAGATGACTTGTGGACGTATATAGAAAACGGAAAGAAAGTAGTTATCACACAACACGAAAATATTTCTACAGAAACCGGACCTCTTGCTAACGATTATGTAGGACGGTCTCCCTATTTAAATCTTGAAGTTTTTAAAGAAAATTCAGATGAGGTAATAGATTCTTATTACACTTTTTATGCTGTAAAAGATGCGGTTATATTTAGGCTCTCTACAGATGGCTATCCGCAGATTGTACCTTCAAAAAACTGGGTATCTTTTGTCTCCAATAATAACGATGTGGGAAATAATTTTCTCGTAAGCCAATATCTGCCAGAAACTCATAAGCAGGAGAACCTGTTGTATGTAAACTTCACCAACTTCAAAATAGCAGATGAAAAAAAGGCATTTTGGACAGACCATGAAACCTTTTATGTTCCGGTTTACCCATTAAATTCGGCACCGGTGAAAGGCAAAAAACAGAAAACCGCTTACATTAAAATTCAACTCAATCCTCATCTTTTTGATTAG
- a CDS encoding HlyD family secretion protein: MKVSHRKKLVKFTSAVAWVFVLIIAVKAFLSIYTFLHNETTNDAQVVEYINPVIARVGGYVREVKFNDFDNVKAGDTLFIIDSKEYKLDANQVGAELQKQNASTQVLNQQRETLEAEAREAYQAIEAAKIKVWKENLEYERYKQLYSQKSATAQKLEQIEANLNIYKSDLSQAEQHYRVAQEKVQDLNQEKAVIGAEKQRLNEVKQRRNLDVSYTVITAPYNGRLGKRKIEKGQMIDVGDHLCYIVNDETPKWIMANFKETQIAEFSVGDLVTITADAYPDKKFKGKILAFSPATGSSFSLLPPDNATGNFVKIVQRIPVKIEILDVDKQWRSKLLSGMNVTVTVPHHK; encoded by the coding sequence ATGAAAGTATCTCATCGTAAAAAACTTGTAAAATTTACCTCTGCAGTTGCATGGGTTTTCGTACTGATTATTGCTGTAAAAGCTTTTTTATCTATTTATACATTTTTGCATAATGAAACTACCAACGATGCACAGGTTGTAGAATACATCAACCCTGTAATTGCCAGAGTAGGAGGGTATGTAAGAGAGGTGAAGTTTAATGATTTTGATAACGTTAAAGCGGGCGATACCTTGTTTATAATCGATAGCAAAGAATATAAGCTTGATGCAAACCAGGTAGGAGCAGAACTTCAGAAACAGAATGCGAGTACGCAGGTTCTTAATCAGCAGCGGGAAACGCTGGAAGCTGAAGCTCGTGAAGCTTACCAAGCAATTGAAGCAGCAAAAATTAAAGTCTGGAAAGAAAATCTTGAGTATGAAAGATACAAACAGCTTTACAGTCAGAAATCTGCCACTGCACAAAAACTGGAGCAGATTGAAGCCAATCTGAATATTTATAAAAGTGATCTTTCTCAGGCAGAACAGCACTATAGAGTTGCTCAGGAAAAAGTTCAGGATCTGAATCAGGAAAAAGCAGTAATCGGTGCCGAAAAACAACGTCTGAATGAAGTAAAACAACGCCGTAATCTGGATGTAAGCTACACGGTAATAACGGCTCCTTACAACGGAAGACTTGGAAAGCGAAAAATAGAAAAAGGGCAGATGATTGATGTGGGAGATCATCTATGTTATATTGTAAATGATGAAACGCCAAAATGGATTATGGCTAACTTCAAAGAAACTCAGATAGCGGAGTTTTCTGTTGGAGATTTGGTAACTATTACAGCAGATGCTTATCCGGATAAAAAATTCAAAGGAAAAATTTTGGCGTTTTCTCCGGCTACGGGTTCAAGTTTTTCTTTACTTCCGCCGGATAATGCCACAGGAAATTTTGTAAAAATTGTTCAGAGAATTCCAGTAAAAATAGAAATTTTGGATGTTGATAAACAATGGCGTTCTAAACTTCTTTCCGGGATGAATGTTACGGTTACTGTTCCACATCATAAATAA
- a CDS encoding succinate dehydrogenase cytochrome b subunit — translation MLSSLSRKMLMCLTGLFLSFFLLIHFLGNLQLFLPKERAHLQFNAYSHFLSGNIIIEIVSYILYASIILHAVDGLIITLKNKKSGANYQTDRRGRASKWYSRNMGLLGTFILIFLVIHFQNFWYVYKFGTIPLDENGNKDLYILVVTVFKEWWYVVIYVISMFALCYHLIHGIYSATRTLGLYHPKFIKWFKIAGIAYSVIISAGFAMMPVYVFFTYR, via the coding sequence ATGTTATCATCATTATCTAGAAAAATGCTGATGTGTCTCACAGGATTGTTCTTGAGTTTCTTTCTGCTGATTCATTTTTTAGGAAATCTTCAGCTTTTTTTACCGAAAGAACGAGCACATTTACAGTTTAATGCTTACTCGCATTTTCTGTCAGGAAATATCATTATAGAGATTGTTTCATACATATTGTATGCGAGTATCATTTTACACGCTGTTGATGGATTAATAATTACGCTAAAGAATAAAAAATCCGGTGCGAATTATCAGACCGACCGACGTGGAAGAGCCAGTAAATGGTACTCCAGAAATATGGGGCTTTTAGGAACCTTTATTTTGATTTTCCTGGTCATACACTTTCAGAATTTCTGGTATGTGTACAAATTTGGAACAATTCCTTTAGATGAAAACGGAAACAAAGATTTATACATTCTCGTAGTAACTGTTTTTAAAGAATGGTGGTATGTAGTAATATATGTGATTTCGATGTTTGCGCTATGTTACCATCTCATCCACGGGATTTACAGTGCGACAAGAACACTCGGTCTGTATCATCCTAAGTTTATAAAATGGTTTAAAATTGCCGGGATAGCTTATTCCGTTATCATAAGTGCAGGGTTTGCAATGATGCCTGTTTATGTATTTTTCACTTACCGCTAA
- a CDS encoding efflux MFS transporter permease: MGLFKKWVPAWLAKIILFALLLPNMIMFFLPLANEDVAAGYYGIEPNDIQFTISLYYAGFASFYCLERRFYSYFTSKQYFIQFQLFQLLCCYLLFSSQILLVIFVVRFVQGMLFASAVNLYLSMATGFMKSFRAKEVAYSLFFGMLLCTSSFNNLITADLIDQYNFDIVYKLSMVMFASSVVVVLVCISSAKVFHRHTLIQLDVSSFILLAIILIGLGYLSVYGQQYYWFQNSEIIQVAVIIFFAVFFFVIRQFTLKRPYIDLSIFKEKNYLWAALLLFFMYIERFSFAYMGSFYKNILHMDPRHISYIFVFNLIGIITGVALAAWHQIKKSNVIWLWMCGFTALLIYHLCMVQMLDNAGNESYYGIPLFAHGLGVGLIMVPTILFAISIVPYYLAPSAAAFCLIVRFLGYTVSSFLTKYFTVYNYNIHYSRFLDYISNNNQFYNDKISGINLYLKNNGWSKKDIPPVTQKVFKVQLDNQILLRSIMDYYSVMIWLSLAVLFLLLCYYIKEKKVYVHFRPLLPI, from the coding sequence ATGGGTCTGTTTAAAAAATGGGTTCCTGCGTGGCTCGCAAAGATTATTCTTTTTGCGCTTCTGCTTCCCAATATGATTATGTTTTTTCTTCCTTTGGCAAATGAAGATGTTGCCGCAGGATATTATGGGATTGAGCCTAATGATATACAGTTTACAATTTCTCTTTATTACGCTGGTTTTGCATCTTTTTACTGTTTAGAAAGAAGGTTTTACAGTTATTTTACATCAAAACAGTATTTTATTCAGTTTCAGCTTTTTCAGTTGCTGTGCTGTTATCTTTTATTTTCATCTCAGATTTTGCTGGTGATTTTTGTGGTGCGTTTTGTTCAGGGGATGCTTTTTGCAAGTGCCGTTAATTTATACCTTTCTATGGCAACCGGCTTTATGAAATCTTTTCGGGCAAAAGAGGTTGCGTACAGTTTATTTTTCGGGATGTTATTGTGTACAAGTTCGTTCAATAATCTTATTACGGCAGATTTAATAGATCAGTATAATTTTGATATTGTGTACAAGCTGTCTATGGTCATGTTTGCAAGCAGTGTAGTGGTGGTACTGGTCTGTATATCTTCTGCCAAAGTATTTCATCGGCATACCCTTATTCAGCTGGATGTGAGCAGTTTTATTTTACTGGCAATAATTTTAATAGGATTAGGATATTTAAGTGTCTACGGACAGCAGTATTACTGGTTTCAAAATTCAGAAATAATTCAGGTGGCTGTAATTATATTTTTTGCTGTATTTTTCTTTGTAATCCGTCAGTTTACTTTAAAAAGACCTTATATAGATCTTTCTATTTTTAAGGAGAAAAATTATTTGTGGGCTGCTTTGCTTCTGTTTTTTATGTATATAGAAAGGTTTTCTTTTGCCTATATGGGAAGCTTTTATAAAAATATTCTCCACATGGATCCCCGTCATATATCCTATATTTTTGTATTTAATCTTATAGGAATTATTACGGGAGTAGCTTTAGCAGCGTGGCATCAAATAAAAAAATCTAATGTAATCTGGCTTTGGATGTGTGGCTTTACGGCACTTTTAATATACCATCTCTGCATGGTACAAATGCTGGATAATGCCGGAAATGAAAGCTATTATGGCATTCCGCTGTTTGCTCATGGTCTTGGGGTGGGGTTAATTATGGTTCCTACAATATTATTTGCAATTAGTATTGTTCCGTATTATTTGGCACCGTCTGCCGCGGCTTTTTGTTTGATAGTAAGATTTTTAGGATATACGGTAAGTTCTTTCCTAACCAAATATTTTACAGTTTACAATTATAATATTCATTACAGTCGTTTTTTAGATTACATCAGCAATAATAATCAGTTTTATAACGATAAAATCAGCGGGATTAATTTATACCTTAAAAACAACGGATGGTCTAAAAAAGATATTCCGCCGGTTACGCAAAAAGTATTTAAAGTGCAGTTGGACAATCAGATTTTACTTCGTTCTATTATGGATTACTATTCTGTAATGATCTGGCTTTCTCTAGCCGTTCTGTTTTTACTGTTATGCTATTATATTAAAGAGAAAAAAGTGTATGTACATTTCAGACCTTTATTACCTATTTAA
- a CDS encoding anion permease: MKEINIKGVAITFAVALAIWFIPAPEGVAENAWHLFAIFAATILGIILKAAPMGTMCMMAIGLTALTQVVAPGDAGKSITKSLSGFGDKVIWLIGISFFIARGFIKTGLGNRIAFLFIRVFGKSSLGLAYGLGLADMCLAPAIPSNTARGGGIIYPIMKSMAMSFGSVPDKQETHRKLGSFLTLNSYYMNLIASSMFLTGTASNPMCQKFAAGFGIDITWMSWAAAGFVPGLVAFFVVPLVLYKLYPPELKKTADAPKMAAEKLKEMGPITKNEWLMLLAFFILLGLWIFGGALSIDATTTAFIGLTLLLLTSVLTWEDVKSEKGAWDTIVWFAVLVMMASSLNELGFICWFSDLIKAKIGGMTWTVAFPVIILVYFFSHYIFASATAHVAAMYAALLGVGVAVGIPPMLLAMMLGFMGSVYGVLTHYGHGPAPVFFGSGYVDLKAWWLRGLEIGIVLLIIYMVVGGLWMKVLGYY; encoded by the coding sequence ATGAAAGAGATAAACATAAAAGGTGTTGCAATCACCTTTGCCGTTGCACTTGCAATATGGTTCATTCCAGCTCCAGAAGGCGTTGCCGAAAATGCTTGGCATCTGTTCGCTATTTTTGCTGCAACAATTCTTGGCATTATTTTAAAAGCGGCTCCAATGGGAACTATGTGTATGATGGCAATCGGGCTCACCGCACTTACACAGGTTGTTGCACCGGGAGATGCAGGAAAATCCATCACAAAATCGCTCTCAGGTTTTGGAGATAAAGTCATTTGGCTGATCGGGATTTCATTTTTTATTGCAAGAGGCTTTATCAAAACAGGATTGGGAAACAGAATTGCCTTTTTATTTATCCGCGTTTTTGGGAAAAGTTCTCTCGGTCTGGCTTATGGTTTAGGTTTGGCAGATATGTGTCTTGCTCCTGCAATCCCAAGTAATACGGCAAGAGGTGGTGGAATTATCTATCCAATAATGAAGTCTATGGCTATGAGCTTTGGCTCGGTTCCCGATAAACAGGAAACGCATAGAAAACTGGGTTCTTTTCTTACACTAAACAGTTATTATATGAACCTTATTGCATCTTCTATGTTTCTCACCGGAACTGCGAGTAACCCGATGTGTCAGAAATTTGCAGCAGGTTTTGGAATCGATATTACATGGATGTCTTGGGCTGCAGCAGGTTTTGTTCCCGGTTTGGTGGCGTTTTTCGTAGTACCATTGGTTTTATATAAATTATATCCGCCAGAACTCAAAAAAACTGCTGATGCTCCCAAAATGGCTGCTGAAAAACTGAAAGAGATGGGGCCGATCACTAAAAATGAATGGCTGATGTTGTTGGCATTTTTCATTTTACTGGGACTTTGGATTTTTGGAGGGGCATTATCAATAGATGCTACTACAACTGCATTTATTGGTCTTACTTTACTTTTATTAACTTCTGTTCTTACCTGGGAAGATGTGAAATCTGAAAAAGGAGCTTGGGATACTATTGTTTGGTTTGCTGTTTTGGTAATGATGGCAAGTTCACTAAATGAATTGGGATTTATCTGTTGGTTCAGTGATCTGATTAAAGCAAAAATCGGTGGTATGACTTGGACTGTTGCTTTTCCGGTTATCATTCTGGTTTATTTTTTCAGTCATTATATTTTTGCCAGTGCAACGGCTCATGTTGCTGCAATGTATGCCGCATTGCTTGGTGTAGGCGTAGCAGTAGGAATTCCGCCAATGTTATTAGCAATGATGCTTGGTTTTATGGGTTCTGTGTATGGTGTACTGACGCATTACGGACACGGTCCTGCTCCTGTATTTTTCGGAAGCGGCTACGTAGATTTGAAAGCCTGGTGGCTTCGTGGTTTGGAAATAGGAATTGTGTTACTCATTATATATATGGTAGTTGGCGGTCTTTGGATGAAAGTTTTAGGATATTATTAA
- a CDS encoding VanZ family protein — MKKYFAVFITVYTIVLLYMMFYASGREPSEIAYFQHKPFITIQNFFENNNIDNQDFIINIFGNIFLFSPFGWLGLCIKKFNRFLPITIFFLVAISLIESLQYFSGRGVADVDDVFLNTFGMLLGFVLFKYATWKNIANIRFHFDLLEKGKLSPVS; from the coding sequence ATGAAAAAATACTTTGCAGTTTTTATAACAGTTTACACGATTGTTTTGTTGTATATGATGTTTTATGCATCGGGAAGAGAACCTTCTGAAATCGCTTATTTTCAGCATAAACCTTTTATAACAATTCAGAATTTTTTCGAAAATAACAATATAGATAATCAGGATTTTATCATTAATATTTTTGGAAACATATTTTTGTTCAGTCCGTTCGGTTGGTTAGGATTGTGCATAAAGAAATTTAACAGATTTTTGCCCATCACCATCTTTTTCCTTGTTGCCATTAGCCTAATTGAGTCTTTACAGTATTTCTCAGGGCGAGGAGTTGCCGATGTTGATGATGTTTTTCTTAATACATTTGGGATGCTCTTAGGTTTTGTATTATTTAAATATGCGACTTGGAAAAATATTGCAAACATTAGATTTCATTTTGATTTATTGGAAAAAGGCAAATTATCTCCCGTTTCTTAA
- a CDS encoding alpha/beta hydrolase, producing the protein MKSILPNRRLFTYFFVLIFSVFSTLAFSQKKKTTILFEKANVEENIAYKTDENNNKILLDMYTPKNTETKKLPVVIYVHGGAWVEGSKLIYGDNFIENTISKLLDQNFAVISINYRLVTKEIHFNAPIQDTKDAVRWVRKNSDQYHLDSNNIGMWGDSAGAHLALLSAYTNDNKFVGDSTLSKYSARVNYVIDNFGPTDMNRLLHTRAPQPLLFAVGLISKKIIEIRGKLIKGITGFDAKENKKEVIEICKDISPLLYSENTVPTLMIHGNKDKIAPLSHSKRLRRMLKKSKTENSLIIIKKGTHGFSTTDKTELEKISNAMVNFAVAHQQAP; encoded by the coding sequence ATGAAATCAATTTTGCCGAATAGACGGCTTTTCACTTATTTTTTCGTTCTAATTTTCTCAGTATTCTCAACTTTAGCATTTTCACAAAAAAAGAAAACAACCATTCTGTTTGAAAAAGCGAATGTTGAAGAAAACATTGCCTATAAAACCGATGAAAACAACAACAAAATTTTGTTGGATATGTACACTCCAAAAAATACTGAAACTAAAAAGTTGCCTGTAGTAATATATGTTCATGGAGGAGCGTGGGTAGAAGGCAGTAAACTGATTTATGGAGATAATTTTATTGAAAATACTATTTCAAAGCTTTTAGATCAGAATTTTGCAGTAATAAGTATCAATTATCGGCTTGTAACAAAGGAAATTCATTTTAATGCACCTATACAGGATACCAAAGATGCAGTGCGTTGGGTAAGAAAAAATTCAGACCAATATCATTTAGATTCTAATAATATCGGGATGTGGGGAGATTCTGCAGGAGCACATCTTGCACTTTTAAGTGCTTATACAAACGATAACAAGTTTGTCGGCGATTCTACCCTATCGAAATATTCCGCACGAGTAAATTATGTTATTGATAATTTTGGACCTACCGATATGAACAGGCTGCTTCATACACGGGCACCACAGCCGTTACTTTTTGCAGTGGGATTAATTTCAAAAAAAATAATAGAAATTAGGGGAAAACTGATTAAGGGAATAACCGGTTTCGATGCCAAAGAAAACAAAAAAGAAGTGATAGAGATTTGTAAAGACATTTCACCACTCTTGTATTCAGAAAATACAGTTCCTACGTTGATGATTCATGGGAATAAAGATAAAATTGCCCCTTTGAGCCATTCTAAACGACTGAGAAGAATGCTTAAAAAATCTAAAACTGAAAATAGTTTAATCATTATTAAAAAAGGAACTCACGGATTCAGCACCACAGATAAAACAGAACTTGAAAAGATAAGTAATGCGATGGTAAATTTTGCGGTTGCTCATCAACAAGCTCCATAA
- a CDS encoding AraC family transcriptional regulator: MKLFDILEQIDTSPKDVFIIHERFERDYDLHSHHKDQLSFVEGGTAYVTIENEYLVVPAMHFLWIPANTPHRLKVSHHATQLHSFYFKKSGSDFYQNLRIFPANKLIIELIKFSERWNNEFIDFSEPYAHTLFSLHDLLALTSEKPIKLQLPTSEHPKIEKITEYIHSRFNAHLTLNELSDNFSMSERSFSRLFKKELKTSFLQYLKTYRIIQSINLLQKHHDSSIEEIANSCGYETITAFSNAFLELTGMRPSQMRKMMY, from the coding sequence ATGAAATTATTTGATATTCTTGAACAGATTGACACATCACCGAAAGATGTTTTTATTATTCATGAAAGGTTTGAACGCGATTATGATTTGCATTCGCATCACAAAGATCAACTAAGCTTCGTAGAAGGAGGAACTGCGTATGTAACTATTGAAAATGAATACCTTGTGGTTCCGGCAATGCATTTTTTATGGATTCCGGCAAATACGCCTCACCGTTTGAAGGTTTCTCATCATGCTACCCAACTTCACTCTTTTTACTTTAAAAAATCGGGTTCGGATTTTTATCAGAATCTTAGAATATTTCCTGCCAACAAACTGATTATTGAACTGATTAAATTCTCTGAACGATGGAATAACGAATTTATAGATTTTTCTGAACCTTATGCCCACACTCTATTTTCGCTGCATGATTTATTGGCTTTAACAAGCGAAAAACCTATAAAATTACAATTACCCACTTCGGAACATCCTAAAATCGAAAAAATAACCGAGTACATCCACTCCAGATTTAATGCTCATCTTACGCTGAATGAACTTTCGGATAATTTCAGCATGAGTGAACGGTCATTCAGCAGATTATTTAAAAAGGAACTGAAAACTTCTTTTTTACAGTATCTTAAAACCTATAGAATTATTCAGTCCATCAACCTTCTGCAAAAACACCACGACAGCTCTATAGAAGAAATTGCCAATTCCTGCGGTTATGAAACCATTACCGCTTTTAGCAATGCTTTTTTAGAATTAACAGGCATGAGACCTTCACAGATGAGAAAAATGATGTACTGA
- a CDS encoding TolC family protein — MIRTKEKFFLGLVLLNFQISVHAQTAGLSLNRLLSGVEEHSKEIALEKLKIQISEAKTKQAKSNQLPNLSVFGSVDKASNMLVYENGIFNKPEHHDVIHTLYNTGANLYLNIFDGFKTKNEIKLAQILSEISVTDKEKLVSATKLKAIHLFIDLYLQRQWKVTMEEDIHDKESQLTEIKNLYKAGIILESDVLRAELELSKRKMTLTEIDNGIIVLQQQINVLMGNDDKTVLEPEISPSEEQIPPFTLEETIELALNKSFDAELSHHETQAAEMKLKLNKGNYYPKVGITGSLQFSNPQIFLYPYNPNWYSLGIIGLKASYDISSLYHNKHKVEESKIELNSAHLHHEFTNDEIRTRIYKSFYQYDEAVKHEKVYEQNQKYADENARILKNAYFNQTALITDLLDANLQQVKAKFELEQSKMEILKNYYSLKFETGTL, encoded by the coding sequence ATGATCCGTACAAAAGAGAAGTTTTTTTTAGGGTTAGTGCTTCTTAATTTTCAGATTTCCGTACACGCACAGACAGCAGGTTTAAGTCTTAACCGGTTGCTTAGCGGTGTAGAAGAACACAGTAAAGAAATCGCTCTGGAAAAGCTTAAAATTCAGATTTCTGAGGCGAAAACCAAGCAGGCTAAAAGCAATCAGTTACCTAATTTAAGTGTTTTTGGTTCTGTAGATAAAGCCTCGAATATGTTGGTTTACGAAAATGGGATTTTTAACAAACCAGAGCATCACGATGTAATTCATACGCTGTATAATACGGGTGCCAATCTTTATTTGAATATTTTCGATGGTTTTAAAACTAAAAACGAAATTAAGTTGGCGCAGATTTTATCTGAAATTTCTGTTACCGACAAAGAGAAACTGGTAAGTGCAACCAAACTTAAGGCAATACATCTTTTTATAGATCTTTATTTGCAGCGACAGTGGAAAGTTACGATGGAAGAAGATATTCATGATAAAGAAAGCCAGCTTACAGAAATAAAAAACCTGTACAAAGCCGGAATTATTCTTGAAAGTGATGTTCTTCGTGCCGAACTCGAGCTCAGCAAAAGAAAAATGACCTTAACGGAAATTGATAACGGTATTATTGTGTTGCAGCAACAGATTAATGTTTTGATGGGAAATGACGATAAAACTGTACTGGAACCAGAAATATCACCATCCGAAGAACAGATTCCTCCTTTTACTTTGGAAGAAACAATTGAGTTGGCGTTAAATAAAAGTTTTGATGCAGAACTTTCTCACCACGAAACACAAGCCGCCGAAATGAAACTGAAACTGAATAAAGGCAATTACTACCCGAAAGTCGGGATTACCGGTTCTTTGCAGTTTTCTAACCCGCAGATTTTTCTTTATCCTTATAATCCCAACTGGTACAGCTTAGGAATTATAGGGCTGAAAGCTTCGTACGACATCAGCAGTTTGTATCATAATAAACATAAAGTTGAAGAATCTAAAATTGAACTGAATTCGGCACATCTTCACCATGAGTTTACAAACGATGAGATAAGAACCCGTATTTATAAAAGTTTTTATCAATATGATGAAGCAGTGAAGCACGAAAAAGTCTATGAGCAGAACCAAAAATACGCAGATGAAAATGCAAGAATTCTAAAGAATGCCTATTTTAATCAGACTGCACTTATTACCGATCTGTTGGATGCCAATTTGCAGCAGGTGAAAGCCAAATTTGAACTGGAACAGTCAAAAATGGAAATTCTGAAAAATTATTATTCCCTAAAATTCGAAACAGGAACATTATAA
- a CDS encoding porin, with translation MTFIVSMAQNADSLQIKKTENPVKYPQLQVKGLFQGRYLVSTAKDVDVNGLHHSDHTGTDNSFMIKYMRVQMRAQISKHTEVAVLANLADFKNDPKSRVLENAYLKYTFSPKLALTAGQFRPWFGIEETYPIDIIKSLDWSNQYNEFGKLGWTSFQIGLSATGRVQLGKIPLDYAFSAVNGNGKNQINDNDNGKQYSTRLVFGLDKKHSVNLGLNGGTGEYFSKKIYAVGVDVSSNIHFNPKWSLDMQIEGKQATNHLLYFAVAPELRPEDINQYQIRGVYFLPNLRYEIHHKNLSALEFSCRYEYLDTNFKVNSNPRQTITPMFGLEFLKDYGARIQLGMQFDRYKNQIENSTQYNNNLLIVQVQSRF, from the coding sequence ATGACGTTTATCGTTTCTATGGCACAAAACGCCGATTCTTTACAAATTAAAAAAACTGAAAATCCCGTAAAATATCCTCAACTTCAGGTTAAAGGACTTTTTCAGGGACGTTATCTGGTAAGTACCGCAAAAGATGTTGATGTGAACGGACTGCATCACAGCGATCATACAGGAACAGACAACAGCTTTATGATTAAATATATGAGAGTGCAAATGAGAGCCCAAATCAGTAAACATACAGAAGTGGCTGTATTGGCAAATCTTGCCGACTTTAAAAATGATCCAAAATCCAGAGTATTAGAAAATGCTTATTTAAAATATACTTTCAGTCCGAAACTGGCGCTTACAGCAGGGCAATTTCGTCCTTGGTTCGGGATTGAAGAAACGTATCCTATAGATATTATTAAATCTTTGGACTGGTCTAACCAATACAACGAGTTTGGTAAACTGGGATGGACGAGTTTCCAAATAGGATTATCTGCTACAGGACGGGTTCAGTTAGGTAAAATCCCTTTAGATTATGCTTTTTCTGCCGTTAATGGAAATGGCAAAAATCAAATTAACGACAATGATAACGGAAAACAATATTCTACGAGGCTTGTTTTTGGTTTGGATAAAAAACATAGTGTTAATCTAGGTTTAAATGGCGGAACAGGTGAATATTTCAGCAAGAAAATATATGCAGTAGGTGTTGATGTGAGTTCTAATATTCATTTCAATCCAAAATGGAGTTTGGATATGCAGATAGAAGGTAAACAGGCAACCAATCACTTACTTTATTTTGCCGTTGCTCCGGAGCTAAGACCGGAAGATATCAATCAATATCAAATCCGAGGTGTGTACTTTTTACCTAATCTTCGGTACGAAATTCATCACAAAAACCTCAGTGCGTTAGAATTTTCCTGCCGATACGAATATTTGGACACAAACTTCAAAGTTAATTCCAATCCACGCCAAACCATTACACCGATGTTCGGGCTCGAATTCCTGAAAGATTATGGTGCCAGAATACAGCTCGGAATGCAGTTCGACCGTTACAAAAATCAAATAGAAAACTCAACACAATATAACAATAATCTGCTCATCGTTCAGGTACAAAGCAGATTCTGA